The Phycisphaerales bacterium sequence ACCCGCCGTTCTCCAGCATGACCTTCACGCCGCTGTTGCGTGCGTGGTCGCACGCCTTGTACAGGCGCGACGCGATCCGCGCCACCGCGCTCCTGCGGCTCTCGCTCCCCACGATCTCGTACCCGAACACGCGCACGAACGGCACCTCCAGCCGCACCGCCAGCGCGATCGCCGACTTGCTCTCGCGCACCGTGTGCTCGTGATCCAGCAGCATGCCCAGCACCGGCGGGGTGATCGGGTCGTCGTAGCGGATGCCCGTCGCCAGCGACACGAGCTCCAGCCCCGCCCGCTCCAGCAGCCCGCGCACCTTCGCCGGCGCGGTCAGGGCCGGCTCGCACGCGAAGTTGGTGGACGCGTACCCGAAGGTCCGCAGCTCTACACCGAGGAAGCCCCACTTCTCCGCGTGCGTCGCGATCCGCTCAAACGTCCACTCCGGGCAGGCCACGGTGCTGAAGGCTGGCTTCATGAATGATCGTCCCTGAGGCAAACACCCCACGCAGCGTCCCACCGGGAGGGGGCTGTTGGGTGAGGCATCCTACGGGTCTTGGCCCAACCGTCAAATATGGCGCAGTTTCTCCGAACAGACCGCACCGCGCACCCGTTATGGACCGCCTGAGCAACCCGCTCGATGTGCGTAAGTAAGTAGCCACTGAAGCAATCA is a genomic window containing:
- a CDS encoding sugar phosphate isomerase/epimerase, which encodes MKPAFSTVACPEWTFERIATHAEKWGFLGVELRTFGYASTNFACEPALTAPAKVRGLLERAGLELVSLATGIRYDDPITPPVLGMLLDHEHTVRESKSAIALAVRLEVPFVRVFGYEIVGSESRRSAVARIASRLYKACDHARNSGVKVMLENGGSFSTAAQMAEVMDAVNHPLLVAAYSPAVAALAGESGADGVNVLGDRLACLKVRDFAHGKPCALGDGQVDNRSAIDALGRLGFPGWVTYEYDGAWLGGPMQDPSAVLEVSARRLFEWIGAARGRGGLRPDIQRVMT